AGAGGTTCAAGCAACGATTTTTCCGGCTCTGCCTTTGTGATTTCCTCAAAGGTTGACACCGTCATAAATCTGCGTGCAGGAGAAGTAGGATTAAATTTTTTAATCGCCATTTTCGTTACACTCCTTTTTCGTTATTAAGCCAAGCCTTCAAAGAATTCAATCGTCTTGGAGTCAGCCGAAAGTTTAACGGTTGCCTTTTTCCAATCCGCTCTTTTACCCGAAGTTGCTCCCATTCTCTTAATTTTTCCGAGAACATTCGATGTTGTGACAGACACAACCTTTACATTGAAGATTTCTTCAACGGCTCTTTTGATTTCAATTTTGTTGGCGTCTTTTCTAACCTCGAAGGTGTATTTTTTATCAGCCAACTGATCCATACTCTTTTCAGAGATTATCGGTCTAATGATGATGTCGTGTGCAAACATTATGCGAACACCTCCTCAATCTTTGCTACCGCTTCTTTAGCGATAATAAGCTGGTCGTGACTTAAAATATCGTAAACGTTCAAAACATTTACAAATGTAGGTGTAACGCCTTTGATGTTTCTTGCCGATTTAACGATTAAATCGTCCTTGTCGCAAGTAACGATAAGCGCCTTTGAGTTAACATCAAGACTCTTAAGCATATTAGCGATAACACTTGTTTTGTAGCCTTCAACCTTCATATCTTCAACAACTTTGATTTCGTCCTCCAAAACCTTTGCGCTGAGCGCCGATTTAAGAGCAACTCTTTTAAGTTTTTTGTTGAGAGTGTAGCTGTAATCTCTGGGTTTGGGACCTAATGCGATACCGCCCTTAATCCACTGTGTAGCCCTGATACTGCCCTGTCTTGCACGGCCTGTACCTTTCTGACGCCACGGTTTGATACCGCCGCCCGAAACCTCTGAACGAGTTTTGGTGCTCTGCGTGCCCTGTCTTTGATTTGCAAGATAGTTAACGACAACCTGATGCAAAGCGCTTTTGTTTACTTCCTGACCGAATACCGCTTCGTTCAGCTCGATGTCGCCGACAGATTTGTTTCTGATTAAATCAATAACGATTTTAACTTTTCTCGAAGAAATGCGAGCATAGCTAACTTTTGCTCTTGCTTCGCTTGAAACTGTCTGTTCCATTAAATAAATCCTCCTCTCAAGTAATAGGATATTTTATTAAAATTACTTAACTCCGGTTGTTTTTGCGCCTGCGTGACCTTTAAAAGTTCTTGTGGGTGCAAATTCGCCGAGCTTATGACCGACCATATCCTCGCTCACATAAACCAGAACGTGTTTTCTGCCGTCATAAACCGCGATTGTGTGTCCTACCATTTCAGGGAAAATTGTGGACGCTCTCGACCAGGTTTTGATAACTCTCTTTTCACCTGCGTCGTTCATATCAATAATTCTTTTTAAAAGACGTTCTTCGACAAAGGGACCTTTTTTAACCGATCTGCCCATTGATAAACCTCCTTCCGAAATATAAAAATAAGTTTTATATTATTTTGCGTTTCTTCTCTTAACGATAAATTTGTTGCTCTGTTTCTTCTTGTTACGTGTTTTGTAACCGAGTGTGGGTTTACCCCAGGGAGTAACAGGGCTCGGCATACCGACAGGAGATTTACCTTCACCGCCGCCGTGGGGGTGATCACAGGGGTTCATAACAACACCGCGGACGGTAGGTCTCCAACCCATATGTCTTTTTCTTCCGGCTTTACCGATAGAAATATTTTCGTGGTCGAGGTTGCTTACCTGACCGATTGTAGCTCTGCAGTCAATTCTTATCATTCTAACTTCGCCCGAAGGAAGTCTTACCTGGGCAAATTTGCCCTCTTTAGCCATAAGCTGTGCACAGTTTCCGGCACTTCTTACAAGCTGACCGCCCTTATTCGGAGCAAGCTCGATATTGTGAATTAAGGTACCAACGGGGATGTCTGCAATCATAAGCGCGTTACCCGGCTTAATATCAGCGTCAGATCCCGAACGTACAACGTCACCTACTTTGAGTGTGTAAGGAGCGATGATGTAGCTCTTTACGCCGTCCTCATATTCGATAAGCGCAATGTTTGCCGATCTGTTGGGATCGTACTCGATTGCGATAACGTTAGCGTTCATACCGTCTTTGTTTCTCTTAAAATCTATAACTCTGTATTTTCTCTTGTTCCCGCCGCCTCTGTGACGAACAGTAATTCTGCCGTAAGAGTTTCTGCCTGAATTCTTTTTAAGAGGTTCAAGCAACGATTTTTCCGGCTCTGCCTTTGTGATTTCCTCAAAGGTTGACACCGTCATAAATCTGCGTGCAGGAGAAGTAGGATTAAATTTTTTAATCGCCATTTTCGTTACACTCCTTTTTCGTTATTAAGCCAAGCCTTCAAAGAATTCAATCGTCTTGGAGTCAGCCGAAAGTTTAACGGTTGCCTTTTTCCAATCCGCTCTTTTACCCGAAGTTGCTCCCATTCTCTTAATTTTTCCGAGAACATTCGATGTTGTGACAGACACAACCTTTACATTGAAGATTTCTTCAACGGCTCTTTTGATTTCAATTTTGTTGGCGTCTTTTCTAACCTCGAAGGTGTATTTTTTATCAGCCAACTGATCCATACTCTTTTCAGAGATTATCGGTCTAATGATGATGTCGTGTGCAAACATTATGCGAACACCTCCTCAATCTTTGCTACCGCTTCTTTAGCGATAATAAGCTGGTCGTGACTTAAAATATCGTAAACGTTCAAAACATTTACAAATGTAGGTGTAACGCCTTTGATGTTTCTTGCCGATTTAACGATTAAATCGTCCTTGTCGCAAGTAACGATAAGCGCCTTTGAGTTAACATCAAGACTCTTAAGCATATTAGCGATAACACTTGTTTTGTAGCCTTCAACCTTCATATCTTCAACAACTTTGATTTCGTCCTCCAAAACCTTTGCGCTGAGCGCCGATTTAAGAGCAACTCTTTTAAGTTTTTTGTTGAGAGTGTAGCTGTAATCTCTGGGTTTGGGACCTAATGCGATACCGCCCTTAATCCACTGTGTAGCCCTGATACTGCCCTGTCTTGCACGGCCTGTACCTTTCTGACGCCACGGTTTGATACCGCCGCCCGAAACCTCTGAACGAGTTTTGGTGCTCTGCGTGCCCTGTCTTTGATTTGCAAGATAGTTAACGACAACCTGATGCAAAGCGCTTTTGTTTACTTCCTGACCGAATACCGCTTCGTTCAGCTCGATGTCGCCGACTTTATTTCCGTCCATTTTATATAAACCTACTTTAGGCATATTTTAGTCCTCCTTTCTAAAAATCTTATTTGCTTTTAACTGTGTTTACTATTTTCAACAATCCGCCTTTAGGGCCGGGAACTGCTCCTTTAATGAGAAGAAGGTTGTTTTCAGCGTCTGCCTTAACAACGTCAAGGTTCTGAATTGTAACCTTTTCAACACCCATATG
This genomic stretch from Qingrenia yutianensis harbors:
- the rplW gene encoding 50S ribosomal protein L23, with the translated sequence MFAHDIIIRPIISEKSMDQLADKKYTFEVRKDANKIEIKRAVEEIFNVKVVSVTTSNVLGKIKRMGATSGKRADWKKATVKLSADSKTIEFFEGLA
- the rplD gene encoding 50S ribosomal protein L4; amino-acid sequence: MEQTVSSEARAKVSYARISSRKVKIVIDLIRNKSVGDIELNEAVFGQEVNKSALHQVVVNYLANQRQGTQSTKTRSEVSGGGIKPWRQKGTGRARQGSIRATQWIKGGIALGPKPRDYSYTLNKKLKRVALKSALSAKVLEDEIKVVEDMKVEGYKTSVIANMLKSLDVNSKALIVTCDKDDLIVKSARNIKGVTPTFVNVLNVYDILSHDQLIIAKEAVAKIEEVFA
- the rpsS gene encoding 30S ribosomal protein S19, with translation MGRSVKKGPFVEERLLKRIIDMNDAGEKRVIKTWSRASTIFPEMVGHTIAVYDGRKHVLVYVSEDMVGHKLGEFAPTRTFKGHAGAKTTGVK
- the rplB gene encoding 50S ribosomal protein L2, with translation MAIKKFNPTSPARRFMTVSTFEEITKAEPEKSLLEPLKKNSGRNSYGRITVRHRGGGNKRKYRVIDFKRNKDGMNANVIAIEYDPNRSANIALIEYEDGVKSYIIAPYTLKVGDVVRSGSDADIKPGNALMIADIPVGTLIHNIELAPNKGGQLVRSAGNCAQLMAKEGKFAQVRLPSGEVRMIRIDCRATIGQVSNLDHENISIGKAGRKRHMGWRPTVRGVVMNPCDHPHGGGEGKSPVGMPSPVTPWGKPTLGYKTRNKKKQSNKFIVKRRNAK
- the rplD gene encoding 50S ribosomal protein L4, giving the protein MPKVGLYKMDGNKVGDIELNEAVFGQEVNKSALHQVVVNYLANQRQGTQSTKTRSEVSGGGIKPWRQKGTGRARQGSIRATQWIKGGIALGPKPRDYSYTLNKKLKRVALKSALSAKVLEDEIKVVEDMKVEGYKTSVIANMLKSLDVNSKALIVTCDKDDLIVKSARNIKGVTPTFVNVLNVYDILSHDQLIIAKEAVAKIEEVFA